In Terriglobales bacterium, a single genomic region encodes these proteins:
- a CDS encoding PhzF family phenazine biosynthesis protein, which translates to MQAKERRRYPFIHLDVFTSKPLEGNQLCVIPDASGLSDGEMQTLAREFNLSETTFVLPRDIETERQRGIRVRIFTTQEELPFAGHPTLGTAFALHGEDRRQSEVFRTRSKSSRIELDLNVGKIPVEFTFEQGRLYGEMTQRDPQFGQIHHAEEVARAANLNLRDVDASLPIQTVSTGNAFAIVPLKSLQAIRGLGFVYKNVAEYCEKTDAKFLYFVTREVEDKSARLHARMLFYNGEDPATGSAAGPCVAWAVRHGVLQSDEKALIEQGLEMKRRSHMYVRATRTGDRVTNVRVGGHVVEVMRGEVSF; encoded by the coding sequence ATGCAAGCGAAGGAACGCCGGCGTTATCCCTTCATCCATCTGGACGTGTTCACCAGCAAGCCGCTGGAGGGCAACCAGCTGTGCGTCATCCCCGACGCCAGCGGGCTCTCGGACGGCGAGATGCAGACCCTGGCCCGCGAGTTCAACCTGTCGGAGACCACCTTCGTGCTGCCCCGCGACATCGAGACCGAGCGGCAGCGCGGCATCCGGGTGCGCATCTTCACCACCCAGGAGGAGCTGCCCTTCGCCGGGCATCCCACGCTAGGCACGGCCTTCGCGCTGCACGGCGAGGACCGCCGCCAGAGCGAGGTCTTCCGCACCCGCTCCAAGTCCAGCCGCATCGAGCTCGACCTGAACGTGGGCAAGATCCCGGTGGAGTTCACCTTCGAGCAAGGGCGCCTTTACGGCGAGATGACGCAGCGCGACCCGCAGTTCGGGCAGATCCACCACGCCGAGGAGGTGGCCCGGGCCGCCAACCTCAACCTGCGCGACGTGGACGCCAGCCTGCCCATCCAGACCGTCTCCACCGGCAACGCCTTCGCCATCGTGCCGCTCAAGTCGCTGCAGGCCATCCGTGGCCTCGGCTTTGTGTACAAGAATGTGGCCGAGTACTGCGAGAAGACTGACGCCAAGTTCCTCTACTTCGTGACCCGCGAGGTGGAAGACAAATCGGCGCGGCTGCACGCCCGCATGCTGTTCTACAACGGCGAGGACCCGGCCACCGGCTCGGCCGCCGGCCCCTGCGTGGCCTGGGCGGTGCGCCACGGCGTCCTGCAGTCGGACGAGAAGGCGCTGATCGAGCAGGGCCTGGAGATGAAGCGGCGCAGCCACATGTACGTGCGCGCCACCCGCACCGGCGACCGGGTCACCAATGTCCGCGTCGGGGGACACGTGGTCGAGGTGATGAGGGGGGAAGTCAGTTTCTAG